Proteins from a genomic interval of Equus quagga isolate Etosha38 chromosome 13, UCLA_HA_Equagga_1.0, whole genome shotgun sequence:
- the CLEC20A gene encoding putative C-type lectin domain family 20 member A isoform X1 yields the protein MPASAGEPVLRSMLAWALLLSLRAADAAMGNRIFTGPALRLTTSPKPAVIQIGGQTFTRFDRGMTWLAALQYCRSHQTDLADLQTVIDEADREALKSITSDTEAWIGLYFNAASRSLSWSSDLGASIPHWLQVPEFWPGLCAGLRIFARYAPRVSSDVCSALKPFICFYNASTGHRESAALPQLFYAPSSDVTAGTTPSPRTGSGPGTRAPRASVSAGPGEGPQGPPGIGPSATSGPAPPWGVSGPQEVSGTALASASSPAAVPASPEHLVTEGRPVSSREATAGPSPDSTGGASSTPGQAAPPGSATPSWCRGSGTQGSVLGTEGSPWGPSGPGSPTAPQRSTARPEWATPSQATSPESPGNRPGPQTANGTDMRDAATATQAQHLSSSNNPDSKEKTPASESGQLFGILKADFTIPAQMDPEDMKDKFLSEIQEVLKLMLGREKFRLKWISFEVNKK from the exons ATGCCAGCCTCTGCCGGGGAGCCTGTCCTGCGCAGCATGCTGGCTTGGGCGCTGCTGCTCTCCCTCCGCGCAGCAG aCGCTGCCATGGGAAACCGCATCTTCACGGGGCCTGCTCTCAGGCTGACCACCTCTCCAAAGCCAG CTGTGATCCAGATTGGCGGACAGACCTTCACGCGATTTGACCGCGGAATGACGTGGCTGGCGGCCCTGCAGTACTGCCGCAGTCACCAGACGGACCTGGCCGACCTGCAGACGGTGATTGACGAGGCAGACAGGGAGGCCTTGAAGTCCATCACGAGTGACACTGAGGCCTGGATTGGCCTCTACTTCAATGCGGCCTCTCGGTCTCTGAGCTGGTCCAGTGACTTGGGTGCCAGCATCCCCCACTGGCTGCAGGTGCCCGAGTTCTGGCCGGGACTGTGTGCGGGACTTCGCATCTTTGCGCGCTACGCCCCCAGAGTTTCTTCAGATGTCTGCTCTGCCCTGAAGCCCTTCATCTGCTTCTACA ACGCCTCCACTGGACACCGGGAGTCGGCAGCGCTCCCCCAGCTGTTCTACGCTCCCTCTTCAGACGTGACAGCAGGGACAACGCCCAGTCCAA GGACCGGCTCCGGCCCCGGCACGCGCGCCCCCCGCGCCTCCGTGTCCGCGGGCCCCGGGGAAGGGCCGCAGGGCCCGCCGGGGATCGGCCCGAGCGCGACCTCCGGCCCCGCGCCCCCGTGGGGGGTCTCGGGCCCCCAGGAAGTGAGCGGAACCGCTCTGGCCTCCGCTTCGAGCCCTGCTGCTGTCCCTGCGTCCCCGGAGCACCTCGTCACCGAGGGCCGGCCCGTTTCTTCGCGGGAGGCCACCGCGGGCCCCTCCCCCGACTCCACCGGCGGCGCCTCCAGTACCCCCGGGCAGGCGGCGCCCCCGGGCTCGGCCACGCCCAGCTGGTGCCGCGGCTCCGGGACTCAGGGAAGCGTTCTGGGGACAGAAGGAAGCCCCTGGGGGCCTTCCGGCCCAGGGAGCCCGACGGCGCCCCAGAGAAGCACCGCGCGCCCTGAGTGGGCGACCCCGAGCCAGGCCACAAGCCCGGAGAGCCCTGGGAACCGGCCCGGCCCTCAAACAG CAAATGGCACTGATATGAGAGATGCAGCTACTGCCACTCAGGCGCAACATCTGAGCTCGTCTAACAACCCAGATTCTAAAGAAAAAACTCCAGCATCAGAATCAG GGCAGCTCTTTGGAATCCTGAAAGCAGATTTTACCATCCCAGCTCAGATGGACCCAGAAGACATGAAAGACAAATTTTTGAGCGAG ATCCAAGAAGTCTTAAAGCTTATGTTAGGTCGTGAAAAATTCAGATTGAAATGGATCAGCTttgaagtaaacaaaaaatag
- the CLEC20A gene encoding putative C-type lectin domain family 20 member A isoform X2 translates to MPASAGEPVLRSMLAWALLLSLRAAAVIQIGGQTFTRFDRGMTWLAALQYCRSHQTDLADLQTVIDEADREALKSITSDTEAWIGLYFNAASRSLSWSSDLGASIPHWLQVPEFWPGLCAGLRIFARYAPRVSSDVCSALKPFICFYNASTGHRESAALPQLFYAPSSDVTAGTTPSPRTGSGPGTRAPRASVSAGPGEGPQGPPGIGPSATSGPAPPWGVSGPQEVSGTALASASSPAAVPASPEHLVTEGRPVSSREATAGPSPDSTGGASSTPGQAAPPGSATPSWCRGSGTQGSVLGTEGSPWGPSGPGSPTAPQRSTARPEWATPSQATSPESPGNRPGPQTANGTDMRDAATATQAQHLSSSNNPDSKEKTPASESGQLFGILKADFTIPAQMDPEDMKDKFLSEIQEVLKLMLGREKFRLKWISFEVNKK, encoded by the exons ATGCCAGCCTCTGCCGGGGAGCCTGTCCTGCGCAGCATGCTGGCTTGGGCGCTGCTGCTCTCCCTCCGCGCAGCAG CTGTGATCCAGATTGGCGGACAGACCTTCACGCGATTTGACCGCGGAATGACGTGGCTGGCGGCCCTGCAGTACTGCCGCAGTCACCAGACGGACCTGGCCGACCTGCAGACGGTGATTGACGAGGCAGACAGGGAGGCCTTGAAGTCCATCACGAGTGACACTGAGGCCTGGATTGGCCTCTACTTCAATGCGGCCTCTCGGTCTCTGAGCTGGTCCAGTGACTTGGGTGCCAGCATCCCCCACTGGCTGCAGGTGCCCGAGTTCTGGCCGGGACTGTGTGCGGGACTTCGCATCTTTGCGCGCTACGCCCCCAGAGTTTCTTCAGATGTCTGCTCTGCCCTGAAGCCCTTCATCTGCTTCTACA ACGCCTCCACTGGACACCGGGAGTCGGCAGCGCTCCCCCAGCTGTTCTACGCTCCCTCTTCAGACGTGACAGCAGGGACAACGCCCAGTCCAA GGACCGGCTCCGGCCCCGGCACGCGCGCCCCCCGCGCCTCCGTGTCCGCGGGCCCCGGGGAAGGGCCGCAGGGCCCGCCGGGGATCGGCCCGAGCGCGACCTCCGGCCCCGCGCCCCCGTGGGGGGTCTCGGGCCCCCAGGAAGTGAGCGGAACCGCTCTGGCCTCCGCTTCGAGCCCTGCTGCTGTCCCTGCGTCCCCGGAGCACCTCGTCACCGAGGGCCGGCCCGTTTCTTCGCGGGAGGCCACCGCGGGCCCCTCCCCCGACTCCACCGGCGGCGCCTCCAGTACCCCCGGGCAGGCGGCGCCCCCGGGCTCGGCCACGCCCAGCTGGTGCCGCGGCTCCGGGACTCAGGGAAGCGTTCTGGGGACAGAAGGAAGCCCCTGGGGGCCTTCCGGCCCAGGGAGCCCGACGGCGCCCCAGAGAAGCACCGCGCGCCCTGAGTGGGCGACCCCGAGCCAGGCCACAAGCCCGGAGAGCCCTGGGAACCGGCCCGGCCCTCAAACAG CAAATGGCACTGATATGAGAGATGCAGCTACTGCCACTCAGGCGCAACATCTGAGCTCGTCTAACAACCCAGATTCTAAAGAAAAAACTCCAGCATCAGAATCAG GGCAGCTCTTTGGAATCCTGAAAGCAGATTTTACCATCCCAGCTCAGATGGACCCAGAAGACATGAAAGACAAATTTTTGAGCGAG ATCCAAGAAGTCTTAAAGCTTATGTTAGGTCGTGAAAAATTCAGATTGAAATGGATCAGCTttgaagtaaacaaaaaatag